In the genome of Megalops cyprinoides isolate fMegCyp1 chromosome 7, fMegCyp1.pri, whole genome shotgun sequence, one region contains:
- the acvr1ba gene encoding activin A receptor type 1Ba isoform X2 — translation MLSNGNLADMAKKRTALTPLVLVVLLSACDALKCNCTECEKTGYECETDGGACMASTSYIRGQERHIRICITRDKLVPPGQPFYCLSAEGLLNTHCCYTDYCNSVNLKVPIGVPEKPGWAGSAGGWGPVELVAVIAGPVFLLCVLLIVGVFLFQHHQRAYSHRQRLDVEDPSCDHLYLAKDKTLQDLIFDLSTSGSGSGLPLFVQRTVARTIVLQEIIGKGRFGEVWRGKWRGGDVAVKIFSSREERSWFREAEIYQTIMLRHENILGFIAADNKDNGTWTQLWLVSDYHEHGSLFDYLNRYSVTIEGMIKLALSAASGLAHLHMEILGTQGKPGIAHRDLKSKNILVKKNCTCAIADLGLAVRHESVTDTIDIAPNQRVGTKRYMAPEVLDETINMKHFDSFKCADIYALGLVYWEIARRCNAGGVHEEYQLPYYDLVPSDPSIEEMRKVVCDQRLRPNVPNWWQSYEAIKVDDLYRVLYQGAEQY, via the exons ATGCTAAGCAATGGGAATCTTGCAGACATGGCTAAAAAACGAACCGCTTTAACGCCACTGGTGCTGGTTGTGTTATTGTCAGCCTGCGATG CTCTGAAGTGCAACTGCACTGAATGTGAGAAGACGGGCTACGAGTGCGAGACGGATGGCGGCGCCTGCATGGCCTCCACCTCCTACATCCGGGGCCAGGAGCGCCATATCCGCATCTGCATCACACGCGACAAGCTGGTGCCGCCGGGCCAGCCCTTCTACTGCCTGAGCGCCGAGGGCCTGCTCAACACCCACTGCTGCTACACCGACTACTGCAACAGCGTCAACCTCAAAGTCCCTATCG GAGTCCCAGAGAAGCCGGGCTGGGCAGGCAGCGCAGGCGGATGGGGCCCGGTGGAGCTGGTGGCAGTGATCGCGGGGCCCGTCTTCCTGCTCTGCGTGCTCCTCATCGTGGGCGTCTTCTTATTCCAGCACCACCAGCGCGCCTACAGCCACCGGCAACGCCTGGACGTGGAGGACCCTTCCTGCGACCACCTCTACCTGGCCAAGGACAAGACCCTGCAGGACCTCATCTTTGACCTGTCCACCTCAGGCTCTGGGTCCG GTCTGCCTTTGTTTGTGCAGCGGACAGTGGCGCGGACCATCGTGCTCCAGGAGATCATCGGGAAGGGCCGCTTTGGGGAGGTGTGGAGGGGGAAGTGGCGTGGAGGCGACGTGGCGGTGAAGATCTTCTCGTCCCGCGAGGAGCGCTCCTGGTTCCGAGAGGCCGAGATCTACCAGACCATCATGCTGCGGCACGAGAACATCCTGGGCTTCATTGCCGCTGACAACAAGG ACAATGGCACATGGACGCAGCTGTGGCTGGTGTCTGACTACCATGAGCACGGCTCCCTCTTTGACTACCTGAACCGCTACTCGGTCACTATTGAGGGTATGATCAAGCTGGCGCTGTCAGCCGCCAGTGGGCTGGCGCACCTGCACATGGAGATTTTGGGCACACAAG GGAAGCCCGGTATCGCCCATCGTGACCTGAAGTCCAAGAACATCTTGGTGAAGAAGAACTGCACATGTGCCATCGCTGACCTGGGGTTGGCTGTGCGCCATGAGTCTGTCACTGACACCATCGACATCGCCCCCAACCAGCGTGTGGGCACCAAGAG GTATATGGCCCCTGAAGTTCTGGACGAGACCATCAACATGAAGCACTTTGACTCCTTCAAGTGTGCAGATATCTACGCCCTGGGACTAGTGTACTGGGAGATTGCTCGTCGCTGCAATgctgggg GTGTCCATGAGGAGTATCAGCTGCCGTACTACGACCTGGtgccctctgacccctccaTCGAGGAGATGAGAAAGGTGGTGTGTGACCAGAGGCTGCGGCCTAACGTTCCCAACTGGTGGCAGAGCTATGAG GCAATAAAGGTGGATGACTTgtacagagtgctgtatcagGGAGCAGAACAGTATTAA
- the acvr1ba gene encoding activin A receptor type 1Ba isoform X1 — protein sequence MLSNGNLADMAKKRTALTPLVLVVLLSACDALKCNCTECEKTGYECETDGGACMASTSYIRGQERHIRICITRDKLVPPGQPFYCLSAEGLLNTHCCYTDYCNSVNLKVPIGVPEKPGWAGSAGGWGPVELVAVIAGPVFLLCVLLIVGVFLFQHHQRAYSHRQRLDVEDPSCDHLYLAKDKTLQDLIFDLSTSGSGSGLPLFVQRTVARTIVLQEIIGKGRFGEVWRGKWRGGDVAVKIFSSREERSWFREAEIYQTIMLRHENILGFIAADNKDNGTWTQLWLVSDYHEHGSLFDYLNRYSVTIEGMIKLALSAASGLAHLHMEILGTQGKPGIAHRDLKSKNILVKKNCTCAIADLGLAVRHESVTDTIDIAPNQRVGTKRYMAPEVLDETINMKHFDSFKCADIYALGLVYWEIARRCNAGGVHEEYQLPYYDLVPSDPSIEEMRKVVCDQRLRPNVPNWWQSYEAMRVMGKIMRECWYSNGAARLTALRIKKTLSQLSVQEDIKI from the exons ATGCTAAGCAATGGGAATCTTGCAGACATGGCTAAAAAACGAACCGCTTTAACGCCACTGGTGCTGGTTGTGTTATTGTCAGCCTGCGATG CTCTGAAGTGCAACTGCACTGAATGTGAGAAGACGGGCTACGAGTGCGAGACGGATGGCGGCGCCTGCATGGCCTCCACCTCCTACATCCGGGGCCAGGAGCGCCATATCCGCATCTGCATCACACGCGACAAGCTGGTGCCGCCGGGCCAGCCCTTCTACTGCCTGAGCGCCGAGGGCCTGCTCAACACCCACTGCTGCTACACCGACTACTGCAACAGCGTCAACCTCAAAGTCCCTATCG GAGTCCCAGAGAAGCCGGGCTGGGCAGGCAGCGCAGGCGGATGGGGCCCGGTGGAGCTGGTGGCAGTGATCGCGGGGCCCGTCTTCCTGCTCTGCGTGCTCCTCATCGTGGGCGTCTTCTTATTCCAGCACCACCAGCGCGCCTACAGCCACCGGCAACGCCTGGACGTGGAGGACCCTTCCTGCGACCACCTCTACCTGGCCAAGGACAAGACCCTGCAGGACCTCATCTTTGACCTGTCCACCTCAGGCTCTGGGTCCG GTCTGCCTTTGTTTGTGCAGCGGACAGTGGCGCGGACCATCGTGCTCCAGGAGATCATCGGGAAGGGCCGCTTTGGGGAGGTGTGGAGGGGGAAGTGGCGTGGAGGCGACGTGGCGGTGAAGATCTTCTCGTCCCGCGAGGAGCGCTCCTGGTTCCGAGAGGCCGAGATCTACCAGACCATCATGCTGCGGCACGAGAACATCCTGGGCTTCATTGCCGCTGACAACAAGG ACAATGGCACATGGACGCAGCTGTGGCTGGTGTCTGACTACCATGAGCACGGCTCCCTCTTTGACTACCTGAACCGCTACTCGGTCACTATTGAGGGTATGATCAAGCTGGCGCTGTCAGCCGCCAGTGGGCTGGCGCACCTGCACATGGAGATTTTGGGCACACAAG GGAAGCCCGGTATCGCCCATCGTGACCTGAAGTCCAAGAACATCTTGGTGAAGAAGAACTGCACATGTGCCATCGCTGACCTGGGGTTGGCTGTGCGCCATGAGTCTGTCACTGACACCATCGACATCGCCCCCAACCAGCGTGTGGGCACCAAGAG GTATATGGCCCCTGAAGTTCTGGACGAGACCATCAACATGAAGCACTTTGACTCCTTCAAGTGTGCAGATATCTACGCCCTGGGACTAGTGTACTGGGAGATTGCTCGTCGCTGCAATgctgggg GTGTCCATGAGGAGTATCAGCTGCCGTACTACGACCTGGtgccctctgacccctccaTCGAGGAGATGAGAAAGGTGGTGTGTGACCAGAGGCTGCGGCCTAACGTTCCCAACTGGTGGCAGAGCTATGAG GCCATGCGTGTGATGGGGAAGATCATGCGCGAGTGTTGGTACTCCAATGGTGCGGCGAGGCTAACGGCTCTGCGCATAAAGAAGACCCTGTCCCAGCTCAGCGTGCAGGAGGACATTAAGATCtga